One Fusarium musae strain F31 chromosome 6, whole genome shotgun sequence DNA segment encodes these proteins:
- a CDS encoding hypothetical protein (EggNog:ENOG41~BUSCO:EOG09264FVQ) has translation MPAFISQTSSQVSLTDIKLECESGYVSGQNSEYSSPSSSTTLPQVSLTKAHINHLNNMLEDMHPMDILRFCKVMFPNLYQSTAFGLTGLATMDMLSKIQKEHPNSPTVDLIFLDTLYHFKETYDLVDRVKERYPNVPVHIFKPDGVNTTEEFEDMYGKEMWNTASEMYDWIAKVEPLQRAYDELKVAAVLNGRRRSQGAARGSIPIIEVDDERGVVKINPLATWSFKQVNNYIRENNVPYNALLDQGYKSIGDWHSTAPVKEGEDERAGRWKGQDKTECGIHNKKSRYAEFVAMMERKQQEEKLAAALEKVALPTV, from the coding sequence ATGCCTGCCTTCATCTCCCAAACATCCTCGCAGGTGTCACTCACCGacatcaagcttgagtgCGAGTCAGGCTATGTCTCTGGACAAAACTCAGAAtactcatcaccatcatcatcaaccactCTGCCCCAGGTCTCTCTCACCAAGGCCCACATCAACCACCTCAACAACATGCTCGAGGATATGCACCCCATGGACATCCTCCGATTCTGCAAGGTCATGTTCCCTAACCTGTACCAATCGACTGCTTTTGGCTTGACCGGTCTCGCAACCATGGACATGCTCTCTAAGATCCAGAAGGAGCACCCCAACTCTCCCACTGTCGACCTCATCTTCCTGGATACCTTGTACCACTTCAAGGAGACATACGACCTTGTCGACCGAGTGAAGGAGCGATACCCCAACGTCCCTGTCCACATCTTCAAGCCCGATGGCGTCAACACTACCGAAGAGTTCGAGGACATGTACGGAAAGGAGATGTGGAACACCGCCAGTGAGATGTATGACTGGATCGCCAAGGTTGAGCCTCTCCAGCGAGCCTATGATGAGCTCAAGGTTGCTGCCGTACTCAACGGTCGTCGAAGATCTCAGGGTGCTGCCCGTGGTTCCATCCCCATCATCGAAGTTGACGATGAGCGTGGTGTTGTCAAGATCAACCCCCTGGCCACATGGTCCTTCAAGCAAGTCAACAACTACATCAGGGAGAACAATGTTCCCTACAACGCTCTCCTCGACCAAGGCTACAAGTCCATCGGCGACTGGCACTCTACTGCCCCCGTCAAGGAGGGTGAAGACGAGCGAGCCGGACGATGGAAGGGCCAAGACAAGACCGAGTGTGGCATCCACAACAAGAAGTCTCGATACGCTGAGTTCGTTGCTATGATGGAGCGCAAGCAacaagaggagaagcttgctgctgctctcgAGAAAGTGGCTCTGCCCACCGTATGA
- the ERF2 gene encoding Eukaryotic peptide chain release factor GTP-binding subunit (EggNog:ENOG41~BUSCO:EOG09264FYY), with protein MAAKSDDDGFSAPHNSRSEAARPPSIISSRMTDIASEDGDGPELQKNRMSIPRSADMGSRPDTARTGASSRGPWQGQSLRNKTYLSGVQAKRGSVESSTAGSTSQAPSLSSRSHVPSLQSHAFFRPMSSQKLQAQRGGSHRPSTMSQMSPASPTSPTSPTSPTSQQRFDEHGEASGSQTRQSIISNPIAQLQRQTSNDENTRSPPSRGTEMTEQETLDRITANTSPSHGHYPAGSLTDSVRPLQQGKTSDTGHFQHNIIVDKSYKDLHNLPSPIKSPRSFRSSFLMPGRSNEGQQSQNRSTEGAEKLSSSASSPQFRPVDSHTERHPRVPHKPNQKSDLGRVYQYFDGNTVFCLGGRWQNTRGRPVNIATGIFVIIPCALFFGFEAPWLWKHVSPAIPIVFAYLAYICFSSFIHASVTDPGILPRNLHQFPPVDDNDDPLQLSPPTTDWALIKSAESSTAAMEVPVKHCRTCNIWRPPRAHHCRLCDNCIETHDHHCVWLNNCVGKRNYRYFFTFVTSATILAVYLVATSLTQILLYRNREGVSFGKAIDHFRVPFALVFLGFISFLYPAALMGYHIFLMARGETTREYMNSHKFAKKERFRAFSQANMLKNFIVVLCRPRQPTYYQFKAHYHEGDQRLGIRRDKRPRSSSQGLEMHDVVPGSSGFQGPVALRSEHSH; from the exons ATGGCCGCGAAAtccgatgacgatggcttctcagCACCACACAATTCCCGTTCCGAAGCGGCCCGGCCGCCGAGCATAATTTCTTCTCGAATGACGGACATCGCGAGCGAGGACGGGGACGGGCCAGAGTTGCAGAAGAACAGAATGAGCATTCCTCGAAGTGCGGACATGGGTTCCCGGCCGGATACTGCGCGAACGGGAGCGTCTTCCAGGGGTCCATGGCAGGGTCAGTCTTTGCGTAACAAGACATATCTTTCTGGCGTACAAGCGAAGAGAGGGAGTGTCGAGAGTTCGACTGCCGGCTCGACAAGTCAAGCGCCGAGCTTATCAAGCAGAAGCCATGTTCCATCGTTGCAGTCGCACGCTTTTTTCCGACCCATGAGCTCGCAGAAATTACAGGCGCAAAGAGGAGGATCGCATCGCCCATCTACAATGAGTCAAATGTCGCCAGCGTCTCCCACCTCACCAACGTCACCAACATCGCCAACGTCACAACAAAGATTCGATGAGCACGGCGAAGCTAGTGGTAGCCAAACACGGCAAAGTATCATATCGAACCCCATTGCGCAACTGCAGCGCCAAACAAGCAATGACGAAAACACGCGATCTCCACCATCCCGAGGCACGGAAATGACGGAACAAGAAACTTTGGACAGAATAACAGCGAATACGAGCCCTAGTCATGGCCATTATCCTGCGGGGAGTTTGACGGATAGTGttcgtcctcttcaacaaggcAAGACATCTGATACAGGTCACTTTCAGCACAACATCATTGTGGACAAGAGTTATAAGGACCTACACAACCTGCCCAGCCCGATCAAATCTCCACGGTCGTTTCGATCAAGCTTCCTAATGCCGGGCCGAAGTAACGAAGGCCAGCAAAGTCAGAATCGCAGTACCGAGGGAGCTGAGAAACTCTCTTCGTCCGCATCTTCACCGCAGTTCAGACCTGTAGACTCTCATACTGAGCGTCATCCCCGCGTCCCTCATAAGCCAAATCAGAAATCCGACCTCGGACGTGTTTATCAGTATTTCGATGGCAACACGGTATTCTGTCTTGGTGGTCGTTGGCAAAACACAAGAGGGAGACCTGTTAATATTGCGACTGGTATCTTTGTCATCATTCCTTGCGCCCTGTTCTTTGGTTTTGAAGCACCTTGGTTATGGAAGCATGTATCGCCTGCGATACCTATTGTTTTCGCTTACCTGGCGTATATatgtttctcttccttcatccACGCCTCTGTTACCGATCCTGGG ATTCTTCCGCGAAATCTTCACCAGTTCCCCCCtgtcgacgacaacgacgaccCTCTCCAACTGAGCCCACCCACGACAGATTGGGCATTGATAAAATCTGCCGAATCATCAACAGCCGCCATGGAAGTTCCGGTTAAGCACTGTAGGACATGCAATATCTGGCGACCACCCCGTGCCCACCACTGTCGCTTATGCGATAACTGTATCGAGACGCATGATCATCACTGCGTGTGGCTCAACAACTGTGTGGGGAAACGTAATTACCGATATTTCTTTACCTTTGTTACATCCGCAACTATCCTCGCGGTCTACCTTGTCGCCACTTCTCTTACACAGATTCTGCTTTACAGGAATCGTGAAGGTGTCTCATTCGGAAAAGCTATCGACCACTTCCGAGTTCCTTTTGCGTTGGTATTCCTTGGGTTTATCTCCTTCCTTTATCCTGCTGCTCTGATGGGATATCACATCTTCCTCATGGCGCGAGGCGAAACGACGAGAGAGTACATGAACTCACACAAGTTTGCTAAGAAGGAGCGTTTCAGGGCATTCTCTCAGGCCAACATGTTGAAGAACTTTATTGTCGTTCTATGTCGCCCCCGACAACCCACATATTATCAGTTCAAGGCGCATTATCATGAAGGCGACCAACGCCTAGGCATTCGACGAGACAAGCGGCCGAGATCGAGCTCCCAGGGATTGGAAATGCACGACGTCGTCCCTGGAAGTTCTGGTTTCCAAGGTCCAGTGGCTCTGAGAAGTGAACACAGTCATTAG
- a CDS encoding hypothetical protein (EggNog:ENOG41~BUSCO:EOG09264OBO), whose translation MGSSESKPISSHVWKASAPNGLSQDLVDSLQSSNETDASRSKIVELQLQARVAEELKKLQQKEAEALKIAHEKLASADFKDDNSTSQYTVSKEIEAMRKKLESRKQVRPLPESVEGARNEVIRCLREHDRRPLDCWQEVESFKAEVKKLEKSWVEKVVS comes from the exons ATGGGTTCCAGCGAGTCGAAACCAATCTCCTCACATGTGTGGAAGGC CTCAGCGCCTAATGGACTGTCACAAGATCTCGTTGATTCACTACAATCCAGCAATGAG ACCGATGCCTCTCGCTCCAAGATAGTcgagctccagctccaggcCCGTGTGGCcgaagagctcaagaagctacAGCAGAAAGAGGCCGAAGCTCTCAAAATAGCACACGAGAAACTCGCCAGCGCCGATTTTAAAGATGACAACAGCACGAGCCAGTACACCGTCAGCAAGGAGATTGAAGCCATGCGTAAGAAGCTCGAGTCACGCAAGCAAGTGCGTCCTCTGCCCGAGAGCGTTGAGGGAGCGCGCAATGAAGTCATTCGATGTCTGCGAGAGCATGACCGACGGCCGCTCGACTGTTGGCAGGAGGTGGAGAGCTTCAAGGCTGAAGTCAAGAAACTTGAGAAGAGCTGGGTCGAGAAGGTCGTCTCGTAG
- a CDS encoding hypothetical protein (BUSCO:EOG092634ZL), whose product MPTRTHDSTSHSRSPSPPSRATPAHRNLAVRERDSSRSTSGAKRKRADTRNGEPANHRRRTVEPTADSEDEEEDEDIYDPDQPLEERRRVQQGFRDLLRDVTENTEEYLQGDSRGLHEAILRADELSKKVRQTTEATIDSRLLVSTTDLSYRKTLRLTQGSLSQGIDVDEFVSKCITYMRHGRGIMDDNAPELSSTQRQRRRTTRGDEDGEDDIGDEGDMMNWPHLGRFASLPYIKRPALPGFLLGPLSVEKKARKITKRSAPFRPNNLTETRPEVLNVEDLAKKENDLTAICGKILHQLQTLQANIQGTVADLIDETMDDEEQNKIMHQHGLRSTGGIDLMRFVVNPKSFGQTIENMFYVSFLVRDGRVKIDFDDFDLPALEIIERDVEGEEEEPTRHGAAKHQAILSMDMETWQDIIDTFDLKEPMIAHRKEVTTSGPGARGWYS is encoded by the exons ATGCCTACTCGAACACATGATTCCACGTCGCATTCGCGATCACCATCGCCGCCCTCAAGAGCCACACCGGCGCATCGAAACTTAGCGGTCAGAGAACGGGATTCAAGTCGCTCCACATCTGGggccaagaggaagagagcgGACACAAGAAACGGAGAACCCGCGAACCATCGAAGACGGACCGTTGAACCTACAGCCGAcagtgaagacgaagaggaagatgaggatatcTACGATCCTGACCAGCCACTGGAGGAGCGCCGCAGAGTTCAGCAGGGCTTCAGAGACTTGCTTCGCGATGTGACGGAGAACACCGAGGAATACTTACAAGGGGACTCGCGAGGGCTTCATGAGGCCATTCTCCGTGCCGATGAACTATCGAAGAAAGTCAGACAGACTACAGAAGCCACAATTGACTCACGGCTACTCGTTAGCACTACCGACTTATCTTACCGAAAGACTTTGAGACTCACACAAGGCAGCCTCTCTCAAGGcatcgatgttgatgagtttgtTTCAAAATGCATCACATATATGAGACATGGTCGAGGAATTATGGACGATAATGCACCCGAGCTCTCGAGTACCCAAcgtcaaagaagaaggaccaCAAGAggggatgaagatggcgaggacgATATCGGGGACGAGGGCGATATGATGAATTGGCCACATCTTGGCCGTTTTGCCAGCTTGCCTTACATCAAGCGTCCCGCCCTCCCCGGGTTCCTCCTTGGGCCTCTGTCggtcgagaagaaggctcgcAAGATTACAAAGCGAAGTGCACCCTTCAGACCTAACAATTTGACTGAGACGCGTCCCGAAGTGCTCAATGTCGAGGAtctggccaagaaggagaacgaTCTCACCGCGATTTGCGGCAAGATTCTTCATCAATTACAAACTCTCCAGGCGAACATTCAGGGAACTGTGGCGGACCTGATTGATGAGACtatggatgatgaggaacagAACAAGATTATGCATCAACATGGCCTTCGGAGCACCGGTGGCATTGACTTGATGCGGTTCGTTGTGAATCCCAAATCATTCGGCCAAACCATCGAGAACATGTTCTATGTCAGCTTCCTTGTCAGAGACGGCAGAGTGAAGATCGACTTTGATGACTTCGATTTACCAGCGCTTG AAATCATAGAGAGAGATGTcgagggagaggaagaagagccgaCACGACACGGGGCGGCGAAACACCAAGCAATTCTTTCCATGGACATGGAGACCTGGCAGGACATCATTGACACATTCGACCTCAAGGAGCCCATGATTGCTCACAGAAAGGAGGTGACGACTTCGGGACCTGGTGCGCGGGGTTGGTATAGCTGA
- a CDS encoding hypothetical protein (EggNog:ENOG41) → MADQTSPTKQNVTRPQLGSMRSSSYLSDHQEYRPPRPDSARQDQLFHGIDTVIEDTSNSPVPQTRPILPFNGIPSEENPPTVVDSGLSHSYSHPNCAPRAGEKSDRLIATLFYKPRGEDQGSRSPVKTTFADSNESLPANLAPTTDPNEYPLEPPTQESEQLDHIYGSYISPLCITSFLHLMSSFPLPQDADEPHSSHRCLDNQEQPRIVELTLSPTPSPEYLSLDDLRKHEMIYRFEQEWNVDVVLQRDTVWRRHPRLVVFDMDSTLITQEVIDLLADHVKDPPDLAARVAEITHRAMMGELEFEASFRERVALLKGLPANLFEGLRPVLDVTKGVPELIMAFKRLGVKTAVLSGGFQPLTGWLAGQLGIDYAHANHVVIQDGKFTGEVEGVIVGKERKRDLLVDIAAKEGIDVCQVIAVGDGANDLLMLDKAGLGVAWNAKPRVQMEANARLNGESLLDLLYLLGFTSEEIDALVV, encoded by the coding sequence ATGGCAGACCAGACAAGTCCCACCAAACAAAATGTCACACGGCCGCAGCTGGGCTCCATGAGGAGCAGCTCATACCTTAGTGATCACCAGGAGTACCGCCCTCCTCGACCCGACTCAGCTCGACAGGATCAGCTGTTCCACGGCATTGACACCGTTATAGAGGACACCAGCAACTCACCCGTTCCCCAGACAAGGCCTATCTTGCCCTTCAATGGCATCCCGTCCGAGGAGAACCCCCCGACTGTCGTCGACAGTGGACTGAGCCACTCGTATTCTCACCCCAATTGCGCCCCCAGAGCTGGTGAGAAGTCGGATCGTCTTATCGCGACCCTTTTCTATAAGCCAAGGGGCGAGGATCAGGGCTCCAGATCTCCCGTCAAAACCACCTTTGCAGACAGTAACGAGTCTCTGCCCGCCAACTTGGCCCCGACAACTGATCCCAACGAGTACCCTCTGGAGCCGCCAACTCAAGAGTCAGAGCAGCTCGACCACATCTATGGTTCCTACATCTCACCTCTATGCATCACCTCATTCCTTCACCTCATGTCTTCATTCCCTCTTCCTCAGGACGCCGATGAGCCTCACTCCTCTCATCGATGTTTGGATAACCAAGAGCAACCGCGCATTGTTGAGCTCACCCTCTCTCCTACGCCATCACCCGAATATCTGAGCCTGGACGACCTGAGAAAGCATGAGATGATCTATCGATTTGAGCAGGAATGGAACGTCGATGTGGTCCTGCAGCGAGATACAGTGTGGAGACGCCACCCTCGACTTGTGGTTTTTGACATGGACAGCACACTCATCACTCAAGAGGTGATTGACCTTTTGGCTGATCATGTCAAGGATCCCCCAGATCTGGCTGCACGAGTCGCCGAGATTACGCACCGTGCCATGATGGGCGAGCTGGAATTTGAGGCTTCTTTCCGCGAGCGAGTTGCTCTTCTGAAGGGCCTTCCCGCCAACCTGTTTGAAGGCCTGCGGCCAGTATTGGACGTCACCAAGGGCGTACCAGAGTTGATCATGGCCTTCAAGCGACTGGGTGTCAAGACAGCTGTTCTCTCTGGCGGTTTCCAGCCGTTGACAGGATGGCTAGCTGGCCAACTGGGCATTGATTACGCCCACGCGAACCACGTCGTTATTCAAGACGGCAAGTTCACAGGTGAGGTCGAGGGGGTCATTGTGGGtaaggagaggaagagggatCTTCTCGTTGACATTGCTGCCAAGGAGGGCATTGATGTGTGTCAAGTCattgctgttggtgatggcgccAACGACTTGCTCATGCTGGACAAGGCAGGTCTGGGAGTTGCATGGAACGCAAAGCCCCGTGTTCAGATGGAAGCTAACGCCCGCCTGAACGGAGAGAGCCTCTTGGATCTCCTGTATCTTCTTGGATTCACTTCCGAAGAGATTGATGCGTTGGTTGTCTAG
- a CDS encoding hypothetical protein (EggNog:ENOG41), with protein MDFTRRRIADISSYIPTSTLKSRDEAAPADAEATPNYHSNLDGVNQPMNLLFKDALWWTLGIMALVVLSIRIIEILWMRLRQVSAMNVSGSKQAYWRISQWSWMPNVKKNLIYAPLWNKRHNREFKLSSAISMGTLPSRLHFIILFIYLGSNFAYMFVLNWHNDNKLAFCAELRGRSGTLALVNMVPLIIFAGRNNLLIGLLKISFDTYNLLHRWMGRIVVLESIIHTIAWLIVAVDDLGWDGVGHKLSHGLFEGSGAVGTVTMTFLLLLSVSPLRHAFYETFLNVHIVLAFVAFVATWIHCASSALKGGLPQLPWIMAIMAIWFADRLARMLRIVFVNWSSKGWTDAVCEAMPGNVTRVTLHLPRYVDIEPGTHAYLRFWGLCAWESHPFSICWVNHVRDNSLPITEKDSLHAVDKSTMTTTVSFLIGAQTGFTKKLFGRASRCPRGLRIKAAMEGPYAGHNSLDSYGHAVLFAGSTGITHQISYIRHLLEGYNQGTTAARRITLVWIIREYESLEWVRPYMDTILRIPNRKDILRIQIFVTRPQNPRDIVSASATVRMFPGRPNVPLILAREVQEQMGAMCVTVCGPGALADDVRGAARAVQGSTVVDFVEESFTW; from the coding sequence ATGGATTTCACGCGGCGCAGGATCGCCGATATCAGCTCATACATACCAACATCAACCCTCAAATCTCGTGACGAAGCCGCTCCTGCAGATGCTGAGGCAACTCCAAACTATCACTCAAATCTCGATGGTGTAAACCAACCTAtgaatttactttttaaagatGCCTTGTGGTGGACCTTGGGCATCATGGCCCTTGTTGTCCTGTCCATCAGAATAATTGAAATCCTGTGGATGAGACTCCGCCAGGTGTCTGCCATGAATGTGTCCGGCTCCAAACAAGCGTACTGGAGGATATCTCAATGGAGCTGGATGCCAAACGTCAAGAAGAACCTCATATACGCTCCTCTGTGGAACAAACGTCACAACCGAGAGTTCAAGTTATCCTCTGCTATTAGCATGGGAACTCTTCCTTCGCGACTTcacttcatcatcctcttcatctacCTGGGCAGCAACTTCGCCTATATGTTCGTCCTCAACTGGCACAACGATAACAAGCTTGCTTTCTGTGCCGAGTTACGAGGCCGCTCAGGAACCTTGGCCCTTGTCAATATGGTGCCCTTGATCATTTTCGCTGGGCGCAACAACCTCCTCATTGGCCTGCTCAAGATCAGTTTCGACACCTATAATCTTCTACATCGATGGATGGGTCGTATTGTGGTGCTCGAGTCCATCATCCACACTATCGCCTGGCTCATTGTCGCCGTCGACGACTTGGGTTGGGATGGTGTTGGCCATAAACTTTCCCATGGACTTTTTGAAGGTTCGGGAGCCGTTGGCACGGTTACTATGACcttcctccttctgcttTCCGTTTCGCCTTTGCGTCATGCCTTTTACGAGACTTTCCTCAATGTTCACATTGTCCTAGCCTTCGTTGCCTTCGTCGCTACATGGATACACTGTGCTTCGTCTGCACTCAAAGGTGGCCTACCTCAACTTCCCTGGATCATGGCCATTATGGCCATCTGGTTCGCCGACCGCCTCGCTCGTATGCTCCGGATTGTCTTTGTCAACTGGTCTTCCAAAGGGTGGACTGATGCGGTGTGCGAGGCTATGCCCGGCAATGTCACTCGAGTCACCCTCCACTTACCGCGATATGTCGATATCGAGCCTGGTACTCATGCGTACCTGCGCTTTTGGGGTCTCTGTGCCTGGGAGAGCCATCCTTTCTCTATCTGCTGGGTCAATCATGTACGCGATAACAGCTTACCAATTACGGAAAAGGATTCTCTCCACGCTGTAGACAAGTCAACTATGACCACTACAGTCTCTTTCCTGATTGGAGCCCAGACAGGCTTCACTAAGAAACTCTTTGGCCGTGCCTCCAGATGCCCACGAGGTCTCCGTATCAAGGCTGCGATGGAAGGCCCCTACGCCGGACATAACAGCCTTGATTCCTATGGCCACGCAGTCCTCTTTGCCGGCTCCACTGGAATTACTCACCAAATCTCCTACATCCGCCATCTCCTCGAAGGATACAACCAGGGCACCACTGCTGCTCGACGCATTACACTTGTCTGGATTATCCGCGAATACGAATCTCTCGAGTGGGTGCGGCCCTACATGGACACGATTCTTCGTATTCCAAACCGAAAGGACATCCTCCGCATCCAGATCTTCGTCACCCGTCCTCAGAACCCACGCGATATTGTCAGTGCTAGCGCCACAGTGCGCATGTTCCCAGGACGGCCAAACGTTCCCCTCATCCTGGCCCGAGAGGTGCAAGAGCAGATGGGTGCCATGTGCGTCACAGTCTGTGGCCCTGGTGCtcttgctgatgatgttCGGGGTGCTGCCCGAGCAGTGCAGGGCTCAACCGTGGTAGATTTTGTGGAAGAAAGCTTTACGTGGTGA
- a CDS encoding hypothetical protein (EggNog:ENOG41): MQELISSPPAFVERKRKILEQLAIPDTEYTDASPKGSIDEGIRDLIDEINRQSGFVTTSSCAGRVSVFLEGRRVADTEGQDERVAGVGGKGAGGAWLFVSHDPVPDKGDGGTDTDWSSLFGLQESTEAQETIGEVKERRLVHFKYEAMILHVLTASPEHAQLLLRCGLQAGFRESGALNIIPNDKDAATPMVAIRTMGLAFESLIGQQIDGHRQRIVSPEYLQTLVQIANERFIENKKRIERFQNAFRDAVAAPVPRLNPEGQEWEDAAARRERKRAEGLRKKAELKAKQETEPESDRANSGKEEDAGLFFEI, from the exons ATGCAGGAACTCATTTCTTCTCCGCCCGCCTTTGtcgaaagaaagagaaagataCTTGAACAACTTGCGATTCCAGACACAGAATACACGGATGCTTCACCGAAAGGCTCTATAGATGAGGGCATCAGGGATCTCATTGATGAAATCAACCGACAATCCGGATTTGTCACTACCAGCAGCTGTGCAGGTCGTGTCAGCGTTTTTCTTGAAGGGCGGAGAGTTGCTGACActgaaggacaagatgaACGGGTAGCAGGTGTCGGTGGAAAAGGTGCTGGGGGAGCTTGGCTGTTCGTTTCCCATGACCCAGTACCTGACAAGGGTGATGGAGGTACGGATACAGACTGGAGCAGTTTATTTGGACTCCAGGAATCTACAGAGGCACAGGAGACAATTGGAGAAGTGAAAGAGAGAAGACTTGTCCACTTCAAGTACGAGGCAATG ATCCTCCACGTTCTCACAGCATCACCCGAACACGCTCAACTACTTCTGCGTTGCGGCCTTCAGGCAGGGTTTCGCGAGTCGGGTGCCCTCAATATCATCCCGAATGACAAGGATGCTGCCACTCCCATGGTGGCTATACGAACAATGGGACTTGCCTTCGAGTCTCTCATCGGGCAGCAGATTGATGGGCATCGGCAACGCATAGTCTCACCCGAGTACCTCCAGACCCTCGTCCAGATTGCCAATGAGCGCTTTATCGAGAATAAGAAGCGCATTGAACGCTTCCAAAACGCCTTCAGAGATGCTGTCGCTGCTCCAGTACCACGTCTAAACcctgaaggacaagaatgGGAGGACGCTGCagcgagaagagaaaggaagcGTGCCGAGGGTCTGCGAAAGAAAGCCGAGCTGAAAGCCAAGCAAGAGACAGAACCAGAATCAGACCGCGCCAACTCAggaaaggaggaagatgcAGGACTGTTTTTTGAGATATAA